From a region of the Candidatus Zixiibacteriota bacterium genome:
- a CDS encoding TolC family protein translates to MKIRPFMLTAILLLVILMIVTTAYARDLSLSDALVLAGEHSHSLKKAQADRMAALYGAKAARSGRLPTVSINAMGTYISEVPSLDINVGAFSMSREVGTHENYQTDLRLTMPIYTGGRITGGIAAAEAGLSRNRALEQASSDAVCFMTRYSYLRLARTDQEVTAVEASLARIRLVQADVQALHAAGAADSVALLEAELAVTGASLRVTTAKNERRAAEIELSIILGLLPEEHLAASDTLPQPSIDQQVAILGAKPQIEVARAGIEHSKARVRLARSAMVPSLLVFAGYSYGKPNLDRFNDNWNDYWTVGGQLSWSFNLGRQTTHESQRAKWHLRSAQREHDRVAEELDREVLLARQKLLLAYERWVTTKSQNRVASDSYRLARAGHREGALSSNRLLEIEASLTEAESSEAAAQVDFHIAQAAHYYALGSDKLKRGF, encoded by the coding sequence ATGAAAATACGTCCATTCATGCTGACAGCTATTCTTCTGTTAGTTATCCTGATGATCGTTACCACAGCCTATGCTCGGGATCTCAGTTTGAGCGATGCTCTTGTTCTGGCAGGAGAGCATTCTCATTCGTTGAAGAAAGCTCAGGCTGATCGGATGGCGGCTCTGTATGGAGCCAAAGCTGCCCGATCAGGTCGGCTCCCGACGGTTTCGATAAACGCAATGGGGACTTATATTTCTGAGGTGCCTTCATTAGACATCAACGTCGGTGCCTTTTCCATGAGTCGCGAGGTGGGTACACACGAAAACTACCAGACCGACCTACGCCTGACAATGCCAATCTATACCGGCGGCAGGATCACTGGCGGTATTGCAGCAGCCGAGGCTGGCCTCAGTCGAAATCGTGCTCTTGAGCAGGCAAGCTCGGACGCGGTCTGCTTTATGACTCGATATTCGTACTTGCGGCTGGCTCGTACCGACCAGGAAGTTACTGCAGTTGAAGCTTCGCTGGCTCGTATCCGACTCGTTCAGGCGGATGTGCAGGCTTTGCACGCGGCCGGGGCGGCGGACTCGGTCGCTCTGCTCGAAGCGGAGCTGGCTGTGACTGGGGCATCTCTCCGTGTGACGACAGCCAAGAATGAACGTCGCGCGGCAGAGATTGAGTTGAGCATCATACTGGGATTACTGCCGGAGGAGCACTTGGCCGCGAGCGACACACTGCCCCAGCCGAGCATCGACCAACAAGTGGCCATCTTGGGAGCTAAGCCACAAATTGAGGTAGCTCGGGCAGGCATTGAACACAGCAAAGCAAGAGTACGGTTGGCGCGTTCGGCGATGGTGCCATCGCTTTTGGTTTTCGCAGGATATTCCTATGGCAAACCCAATCTGGATCGTTTTAATGATAACTGGAATGACTATTGGACAGTCGGCGGTCAACTAAGTTGGTCGTTCAATCTTGGCAGGCAAACCACACATGAGAGTCAGAGAGCAAAGTGGCATCTCAGGAGCGCACAGCGGGAACATGATCGGGTGGCTGAAGAACTGGATAGGGAGGTTCTGCTGGCTCGTCAGAAATTATTGCTTGCTTATGAACGCTGGGTCACAACCAAATCACAAAACCGAGTAGCTTCGGACAGCTACCGACTGGCTCGTGCCGGTCATCGGGAAGGAGCATTGTCATCGAATCGCTTGCTGGAGATCGAAGCATCTCTGACCGAAGCAGAGTCATCGGAAGCGGCGGCGCAGGTTGATTTCCATATAGCTCAGGCGGCTCATTATTATGCCCTTGGATCGGATAAACTCAAGAGAGGTTTCTGA